From Canis lupus baileyi chromosome 16, mCanLup2.hap1, whole genome shotgun sequence:
GGCCAAATTTGGCGGTGTATTTGGGGGCTGCAGGTGTAGAAGGTTCAACCTGGTCACCCGAGAGAGGCCCCCCAGTGAGGCAGGGCGGGTTCCCCCTGGCGGCTGGAGCACTGCCCCGGGCGTGGCCGGGCCGCCCCGTCTGGTCCCCTAGTACAAGAATCTGCATGCTTCCTCCCCTCGTCGTTTCCTTCCTCTCGGTTCCTCCCTCGCCAGCCTACCTGGAGGCAGGTAataaagcaggaggagggagatggatggatggggaggGTGGAGAGCCACGTGGTGCCATAAAGCCCAGCTAGAGAGGGCCCGTCCGGGGAGTGTCCAGCCCGCAGGAGTCGAGGCTCCGGAGGTGGCCTGCCAGCCCAGTGGGCTGGAGCGGGGGGCAGCGAGGCCCGGGGAAGGCCATGCACCGACGCGTGCCGGGACCAGGCCTCAGGGGCCTCCAGGGGGCCGAGGGCTCCTCCGAGGACTCGGGGGGCTCTCGCCCGGAGGCCGGGAGGCGTTTGGGGGTGCTGAGGGAGAAGGGCGAGGCCGAggaggcggcgggcggccggAAGCGCGCTCGGCCGGTGCGCTCCAAGGCGCGGCGCATGGCGGCCAACGTGCGGGAGCGCAAGCGCATCCTGGACTACAACGAGGCGTTCAACGCGCTGCGCCGGGCGCTGCGGCACGACCTGGGCGGCAAGAGGCTCTCCAAGATCGCCACGCTGCGCAGGGCCATCCACCGCATCGCGGCGCTCTCCCTGGTGCTGCGcgccagccccgcgccccgctgGCCCTGCGGGCACCTGGAGTGCCACGGGCAGGCCGCGCGCGCCGCCGCGGGGGGCAGCGGGGAAGCGGGCTccagccccccgccgcccgcgccgccgcccgtcGGGCCCTTCGCGCCGCGCTGCGCCTCGTGCTCCCCGCGCACGCCCCCCGGACGGCCCCGGGCGGCGGCCGAGGCTCAGGGCGCGGCCCAGGCGTCCGCGGGAAGCTGGCGCCGGGTCCCAGCGGCTCCCTCGGCCTGGCCGCGGGCCCACCTGCGAGCGGGCCCCGGGCTGGGCTCCCAGCGCTCCTGACTGGCTCCCGGGAGCTACCGGAGGCCTGGAGGGAGGAGCCAGTGGCCACGGCTGCAAACGGGCAGACTGCCCCAAACCCCCGGGCCACAACGGAGTGGCTGAggcctgagagagagaggaggcagccTGGCCAGTGGGAAGGAACTCGAGCCCAGGGCCGCACTGCCCGGCACCCCTCTCGCCGCCCGGATCCCAAGCAGGGGTGGCGGCTCCAAGAAAGGTGCAGGATCCTTCCGTTTGGACTTGAACTCTTCTCTCAAAGTGATCTTTGCAGTCCTGTGCCTCTGAGTCCTGTGTTCTCTTGCTGCTCTATAGGAGAAAGGGGGCTTTTGGACAGGGGGACTTGAATGTGGGAGGGCGGGTGACCCCTGGTGTGGTCGGATGACAGTGTGCTGTCCACATCCCCTGCCTGTGCTGATACCCCAAGTCTGTGAGCTGAGAGAGCCAACAGAAGGAgccaaataaaaaggaaaaagttgcCATCTCTGTCTGCTATAAGGTGTCCACTGGGCTTAGTGGCCCAGGGTGGCAGGAAAGCCTGAGGACTGGGAGCTCACTGCGGAATGTGGGGACCCGGGCCTGATGCCTGGAGGTAGGTACCTGGGGCATTGATTCCTGGCAAGCCCCCAGGTGTGGCTGAGCACTGTGAGGAGCACTGTGGGAGAGGACATTATTTGAAGAGGGGGAGCAGCACCAAGAGACTCAAGCTGGGGTCAGCCTCACCTCTGGACGGGATACCCTGCAGAGCCGCTGTCTGCAGTGACCCACTGCCAGGGCTGCATCAGAAGCAAAGTCTGGGCTAGTCCCAGGAAAGGAAGCCTACAGCAGACCACGGACTGGGGGGTCAGTAAGTCCTGCCTGTACCCTCAGTGTGGGTGCATGGAGCTCCCAGGAAAAGTGGTCTGGTGCAGCCAGAGCCTCTCtgatgaggggcagaggtggaaTCAAAAGATTACAGGGAAGAGGCTAAGGGAATTAGGGCCTGAGGCCGAGTCTGCTGAGAAAGTGGGAGGCATGACTGGCCCTCCCAGAGAGGTCTGGAGAGCTTTGGGATCTAAGGTGAGCACTCCCGAGCTAGTGTCTGGCCCCACTCCTGCTGACCAGGCTGCTGCTGCAGTTGCTGCTGGCGGGGGTGAGAACCCAGGTGTgccaggggaggggctgggggctctcTGGTCTCCTTGGAGAGCTGGACACTCTCCAGCTGGGGGAAGAAAAGTTACACAACTCAGAATTGGGGGAGCATCACAGATGAAGTTGGAGCTATAGACCCAGAGATGAGTGAGAGATCCCCCAGATAGTCAAGGTGAGGCTCACTGCTGTAATTAAAGATATCTTTGCTTTCTGCAAGCAAGACACTGGCTGGCACACTCAGCACCCTGTCCCGAGCCCACAGGTATTAGGACTCCCAATTTTACAGGGCAGGTGGCTGCAGCACAGATCACAAAAAGGCTTTGACTCTGGGCAGAGGAATCATGGGATCCAATCAGGAACCAAATGTGGGAATCTGGCCCCAGGCTTGCCCACTGAGCCTTCCATCTGTGGAGAGGTGGTGCCACCGTCTGATAGTGGAAAGGAAAGAGCCAGACCTACGTGTGTTCTGCCACTTACTACGTGTGTGACCCATGGCATCACTTACCCTCTCTAAACCTCTAGTTCCTCACCACTGACACAGATGATTCCACCTCAGGGTGGCTGTGAGGGTTAACACTGGTTCATTATGTGCAGTTTCTGGCGATTAGAAGGTGTTCCATAAATTGTTACTGTTTGTATATTCTTATAAATCTTATGATAAGTTTGGACAATGCTTCTGCCTTGCTTCGGCTCCAGGTTTTTATGCCCtggaaacataataaaatgacCAGTAAGTCCTGCTTTCCTAAGTTCCAGGATAGAAAGAGGTGAGAGTTCTGGCTCAGTTGCACTCTCAGCTCAGGAATGGTGAGGGTGCCCCCTGCAGGTGGAAGTGTGAGTGTGCAGCAGATGTGTGAAGTCAGAGGGGAGGATGTGAAAGTACTTCGCAGTGTCTTCATTTTCCAGCCGAGTGACCTTTGGCAAATTGCCTAAGGGCTTTGAGCCCCGGTGTTTCCCTCTGTATAATGGGCTAAAGGTGAGCATCATAGGCTGTTGTGcagactaaatgagataatgcatttcAAGCACTTGGCATAGTGTCCGGCCCTGTGAGCGCTCAATGAGTGAAAGCTATTAAGACAAATTCTATTCACAGGTTGTTATAAAGAGAGAATGCGTGGGAagctgttttataaatgaaagctGAAAACACATTAGCTATTGTCTTATCAGGACCATGTGTTCgagtgcatttgtgtgtgtgtgtgtgtgtgtatatatacacatatatattgttaagattttatttatttattcacgagagacacggagacaggcagagaaaagcaggctcctcatggggagcctgatgtgggactcgatcccaccaccccaggatcacttcctgagccaaaggcaggtgctcaaacactgagccacctaggctcccccaTACTTGTGTATATTTGAGTGCTGTTAGGTGTTTGCCTAGTATTCAAAGACCTTTTTTTGTCGCAAAGGTTCTCTGACACCCACACATCACATGAGTGCTTATATAGACATGTGGACGTGtgaatgtttgtgtgtgtatatgtgcatttaTTGACCTAACAGGTACTCCGTACCTCTCTCCCTGATGCATTAGGGTCTCCTGGGCTCGAATACCTTTAATCATGTGCCCTCCAAATTTTCTGGAAcccttgtttgatttttttaatctggatCCCCAAACTATATCCATCCAAGATGACTGGCTTACTGTGAAAGAAGCTAAATTTGTGATTATTAAAGAAATGGACATTATCAACGGAGACCAGATAGGTTTGtccaaatacagagaaaaatggtTTGACAATAGGTATGAAGCAAATCTAAAGAGGAAAGTgctagaaagagaaaacatgtaggagagctgctaaaaGTTATGGCTAAAAGATACGAagtgttggggcgcctgggtgactcagtcggctgagcatctgactcttgattttggtcagGTAAccatcttggggtcatgggatgcaGCTCTgagttcagcagggaatctgctggagattctctctgcttctcccactgcctctcccccaggtcatgctctctctcaaatatataaataaataaatcttaaactttttttaaaaaaagattttatttattaatgagaaacacacacagagagaggcagagacataggcagaggcagaagtaggctccctgcaaggagcctgatgtggggacttgatgggggatcccaggatcacgccctgagcctgaggcagacgctcaactgctgagccactcaggtgtcccaaaataagtctaaagagagagagagagagagagagagagagagatggaagacTGGTATATCTAAAGACAGAAATCCTCTATCTATAAGGTTGATCGCAACCGTGCACTGGAATAGTGCAGGAAAGAGGGGGCACAGAGAAGAATGGCAGACCCTGGTAGCAGCTTCACAGCTCACGAAGGGCTGATACACGCAGTCTTTTGGCTCCTCTTAGGAAGTCTGAACCTTCCAACCCCTCCCCTTGTATTCATTGCCTCCATCACAGGGACCAGCACCTTGTCTGTCTAGCAATGAGAGAGACACACTGGCAGAGATAGATAACAAATGTGAGACCGATGTTGTCAGGGATGGTGAGGAAAGGGCACATTTCCAGATTTCTAGTTGTCCTGTGGATCTGTTCCTTTTCTGATATAAAACAATTTGGCCAAATTGCAATTAAAGTACTCCAAGGGAGTAATCCgaaaaggaaaagcatatttGCAAAGAAGGTGGTCCCAGAGGCACTGGCCCAGTGAAAGATTTGAAAGAATACCAAGGCCCAATCCTAGAGACATGGTGAAGAGCAAAGGCTGGTGTTCTAACAGAGGGAAAATCGTGAGTTAGAGGAGCAGATCACACAATGGTCTGTGCCCACTGATTATAACCATAGACAAACGTGTAGGTACATGAACGATACCCTAAGAGAATTTGGAGAGATGCAAACAGTTAGTATCTATTAGGTTCTTCACACTTGCTTTTTAAAGGTGCAAGATTTGTTTCTTTAGAGAGCCTTCCAAAGAGGGGTAGGGAAATGTTTTGAGCAAGGACAGCAAGGACAAAGTATCCCGAGTGGATCCTTTGCAGGGAGTCCACTTCACTGGATGTGAAACCTGGATGCTTGCTGATAGGAGTGGGATTACATCAAGTTTTtcttacattgtgtgtgtgtgtgtgcacatgcatgctcaCACGTACCACAGATACCAGAAGGCTGCAGTTGCAGGGTGAGCTAAGCCCAGGAGGGCCTCAGTGAGAAGAGGAATTGACTTCATTATTCCTGCCCCGTCAGCCCCAGAGGGTTTCCTGACACCTGTGGGGCATGGATCTGAGAGAGTTCAATTACCTCTACCCTTGGATTGGGGTCCAACTCCCCCATCCTTCTGAGGTTTGCTCCCCTGC
This genomic window contains:
- the BHLHA9 gene encoding class A basic helix-loop-helix protein 9, with the protein product MHRRVPGPGLRGLQGAEGSSEDSGGSRPEAGRRLGVLREKGEAEEAAGGRKRARPVRSKARRMAANVRERKRILDYNEAFNALRRALRHDLGGKRLSKIATLRRAIHRIAALSLVLRASPAPRWPCGHLECHGQAARAAAGGSGEAGSSPPPPAPPPVGPFAPRCASCSPRTPPGRPRAAAEAQGAAQASAGSWRRVPAAPSAWPRAHLRAGPGLGSQRS